Proteins encoded in a region of the Geoanaerobacter pelophilus genome:
- a CDS encoding helix-turn-helix domain-containing protein: MKEQPIAILKNICNQEPYVSARVIAKYLGLNIHTVYKQAQRQQIPSHKFGKSRRFKLSEIEAVIQGKQS; this comes from the coding sequence ATGAAAGAGCAGCCTATCGCTATTCTGAAAAATATTTGCAATCAAGAACCTTATGTGTCCGCCCGTGTCATTGCAAAGTATTTAGGACTAAACATCCACACAGTTTATAAGCAAGCGCAACGCCAGCAGATTCCAAGTCATAAATTTGGGAAGAGCCGCCGTTTCAAACTCTCAGAAATAGAGGCGGTAATTCAAGGTAAACAATCATGA
- a CDS encoding helix-turn-helix transcriptional regulator produces MKLLRIKQVLENVPVSKSTIWKWVKEDKFPAPQKMGCCTVWKEEDVQRFIDTVFPDHS; encoded by the coding sequence ATGAAATTATTACGAATTAAACAAGTTTTGGAAAATGTGCCCGTCAGCAAAAGTACTATATGGAAATGGGTAAAAGAGGATAAATTTCCTGCTCCCCAAAAGATGGGATGTTGCACAGTTTGGAAAGAAGAGGACGTGCAACGTTTTATTGATACCGTATTTCCAGACCATTCTTAA
- a CDS encoding tyrosine-type recombinase/integrase has translation MRKRIVPLSDVQVRNAKSREKDFKLSDGQGLYLLVNTAGGRLWRLDYTFAGKRKTLALGSYPSISLADARQRREDARKLLANGVDPGLIKKAQKAAQQEAGENSFEVVAREWHAKFAPTWSDSHAYWVIRRLEQYIFPSMGTRPIAELKAPEVLRLLRLIEDRTLETAHRVKFVLGQVFRYAVGSGRAERDPTADLKGQLAPRSKKHFPTLLDPKEIAGLLRAIDGYKGTFPVKCALKLAPLVFLRPGELRNAEWSEFDLDAGEWNVPAEKLKLKKRIKEERKGQKHLVPLSKQAVAILSDLRTLTGNSPYAFPSVRSLQRPMSENTVNAALRCMGYDTKEDINGHGFRAMARTIIEETLGFRPEIVEHQLAHAVKGPLGRAYNRTTHLEERRKMMQLWSDYLDGLKAGATVLPFKQKTA, from the coding sequence ATGCGTAAAAGGATTGTGCCACTTTCCGATGTTCAGGTAAGAAACGCGAAATCGAGAGAGAAGGATTTCAAGCTTTCCGATGGCCAGGGGCTTTACCTTTTGGTGAACACTGCTGGGGGCAGACTATGGCGGCTTGATTATACTTTTGCCGGGAAACGCAAAACCCTAGCTCTTGGTTCCTACCCTTCCATATCCCTTGCAGATGCCAGACAGCGTCGTGAAGATGCCCGAAAGCTGTTAGCCAATGGAGTTGACCCAGGCTTAATAAAGAAGGCTCAAAAGGCTGCACAACAGGAAGCCGGAGAAAATAGCTTTGAGGTAGTTGCCCGCGAATGGCATGCAAAGTTTGCCCCCACATGGTCAGACTCTCATGCTTATTGGGTGATACGGCGTCTGGAACAATATATTTTCCCGTCGATGGGAACAAGACCTATTGCAGAACTAAAGGCCCCTGAAGTGCTCAGATTATTGCGACTTATTGAAGATCGGACACTGGAAACCGCACACAGGGTAAAGTTTGTACTCGGGCAAGTATTTAGATATGCCGTTGGAAGTGGAAGAGCCGAACGCGACCCGACAGCAGACCTCAAAGGCCAACTGGCACCTCGCAGCAAGAAACACTTTCCAACTCTTCTTGACCCAAAAGAAATTGCTGGATTGTTGAGGGCAATCGACGGATATAAAGGAACATTTCCAGTCAAATGTGCTCTAAAGCTCGCTCCTCTTGTATTCCTTAGACCCGGAGAATTGCGTAATGCTGAATGGTCGGAGTTTGACCTTGATGCGGGCGAATGGAACGTACCTGCTGAAAAATTGAAGCTCAAAAAACGAATTAAAGAAGAACGTAAAGGCCAAAAGCACCTTGTTCCACTGTCGAAACAAGCTGTTGCGATATTGAGCGACTTGAGGACACTGACCGGGAATAGCCCTTACGCGTTCCCCTCAGTCAGGTCGCTCCAGCGACCTATGAGCGAAAACACCGTCAACGCAGCACTCCGTTGCATGGGATACGACACAAAAGAGGATATCAACGGCCATGGCTTCAGGGCTATGGCGAGAACGATTATTGAGGAAACTCTTGGCTTCCGTCCCGAAATAGTTGAGCACCAGCTCGCTCATGCAGTAAAAGGGCCATTGGGGCGCGCTTACAACCGCACAACTCACCTTGAAGAACGCCGTAAGATGATGCAGCTATGGTCGGACTATCTCGATGGACTCAAGGCGGGTGCCACTGTGTTACCGTTTAAGCAAAAGACAGCTTGA
- the tadA gene encoding tRNA adenosine(34) deaminase TadA, whose protein sequence is MKDDHYWMGEAIKAAKKAGARGEVPIGAVIVRDGRILGSGYNLRESKQDPAAHAELVAIRRAAQRAGNWRLTGATLYVTLEPCLMCMGASILARIDRLVFGCFDPKGGAAGSLYDLSNDNRLNHRFAVESGVRGQECSELLSDFFRELRRHKKRGLSD, encoded by the coding sequence ATGAAAGATGACCATTACTGGATGGGAGAAGCGATCAAGGCCGCCAAGAAGGCCGGAGCCCGTGGCGAGGTACCGATCGGCGCGGTAATCGTTCGTGATGGCAGGATTCTTGGCTCAGGCTACAATCTGCGCGAGTCAAAGCAGGACCCGGCAGCCCATGCCGAGCTCGTTGCCATCCGTCGCGCCGCTCAACGTGCCGGCAACTGGCGGCTCACCGGTGCCACCCTGTATGTGACGCTGGAGCCGTGCCTGATGTGTATGGGCGCGTCGATCCTGGCGCGGATCGACCGGCTGGTGTTCGGCTGCTTCGACCCGAAGGGGGGCGCCGCCGGATCGCTCTACGATCTCTCCAACGACAACCGCCTGAACCACCGGTTCGCAGTGGAGAGCGGCGTCCGGGGCCAGGAGTGTTCCGAGTTGCTCAGTGACTTTTTCCGGGAGTTGCGACGGCATAAAAAGCGGGGATTGAGCGATTGA
- a CDS encoding ribonuclease J: MDLLPKDSSGLKIIPLGGFGEIGLNMAVFEYGEEIILVDCGLMFPDASMLGIDLVVPDITYLRDRVEQVRGIFLTHGHEDHIGALPYVLPEVNPPIFGTALTLGLVKAKLKEFHLDEKVDLRVVKPRETVTAGCFSVEFIRVTHSIVDGCGLAIRTPEGVVIHTGDFKIDQTPVDGELTDLATFARYGEEGVLALMSDSTNVKREGYTISERAVGEAFHELFPKCPGRIIVAAFSSNIHRVQQVVEAAVASGRKVLLNGRSMIANVQIARELGYLRVPEGLLIDLKELPHLPKEQVCIISTGSQGEPMSALTRIAMDDHKQIKLTKGDTVILSSRVIPGNEKTITDMINHLYRRGAEVFHEQVSEVHVSGHASQEELKLMLNLTRPHWFIPVHGEYRHLVRHARLAQKVGIPAERCIVANNGDVMAFSAGEACIIGQVENGRVFVDGKGIGDVGEIVLKDRKHLSEDGMVIVIIGIAMYNGQVIYGPDIVSRGFVFEDESQDYLEAARKVVTDKLAELNAEVMGDLNEVKQEVRATLRRFFKKTIERRPVILPLILEM, encoded by the coding sequence ATGGACCTTTTACCAAAAGACTCTTCAGGACTCAAAATCATCCCTCTCGGCGGTTTCGGTGAGATCGGCCTTAACATGGCTGTCTTCGAGTACGGTGAAGAGATCATTCTTGTCGATTGCGGCCTGATGTTCCCAGACGCATCAATGCTCGGCATTGACCTGGTGGTGCCCGACATAACTTACCTGCGTGATCGCGTTGAACAGGTCCGGGGTATTTTCCTGACTCACGGCCATGAAGACCACATTGGCGCGCTGCCGTACGTTCTCCCTGAAGTCAATCCACCGATATTCGGTACCGCTCTGACCCTCGGGCTGGTCAAGGCCAAGCTGAAAGAGTTTCATCTTGACGAGAAGGTTGACCTGCGAGTGGTCAAGCCTCGGGAAACCGTTACCGCCGGCTGCTTTTCCGTGGAATTCATCCGCGTCACCCATTCCATTGTCGATGGCTGCGGTCTGGCGATCCGCACCCCCGAAGGGGTGGTGATTCACACCGGCGACTTCAAGATCGACCAGACACCGGTGGATGGCGAACTGACCGATCTTGCCACCTTTGCCCGCTACGGCGAGGAGGGGGTTCTGGCGCTGATGTCCGACTCCACCAATGTCAAGCGTGAGGGGTATACCATCTCCGAGCGGGCTGTCGGCGAGGCATTCCACGAGCTGTTCCCCAAATGCCCCGGCAGGATCATCGTTGCCGCCTTCTCCAGTAATATTCACCGGGTCCAGCAGGTGGTAGAGGCAGCTGTGGCCAGTGGCCGCAAGGTACTGCTCAACGGGCGCTCCATGATCGCCAACGTCCAGATAGCCAGGGAGCTTGGCTATCTGCGGGTTCCGGAAGGGTTGCTCATCGATCTGAAAGAGCTGCCGCATCTCCCCAAGGAGCAGGTCTGCATCATCAGTACCGGTTCCCAGGGGGAGCCGATGAGTGCCCTCACCCGGATCGCCATGGATGACCACAAGCAGATCAAGCTGACCAAAGGCGATACTGTCATCCTTTCCTCCCGCGTCATTCCCGGCAACGAGAAGACCATCACCGACATGATCAATCACCTCTACCGCCGCGGCGCCGAGGTCTTTCATGAGCAGGTTTCCGAAGTCCATGTTTCGGGCCACGCCAGCCAGGAAGAGTTGAAGCTGATGCTCAATCTGACCCGTCCGCACTGGTTCATCCCGGTCCATGGCGAATATCGCCATCTGGTGCGCCATGCGCGACTTGCCCAGAAGGTCGGCATCCCTGCTGAGCGCTGCATTGTGGCCAATAACGGCGATGTCATGGCATTCTCCGCCGGCGAGGCGTGTATTATCGGCCAGGTCGAGAACGGCCGGGTCTTTGTCGACGGCAAAGGGATCGGCGATGTCGGCGAGATCGTGCTGAAAGACCGCAAACACCTATCCGAAGACGGCATGGTCATCGTCATCATCGGGATTGCCATGTATAACGGCCAGGTCATCTATGGCCCGGACATCGTGTCCCGTGGCTTTGTCTTTGAAGATGAGAGCCAGGATTACCTGGAGGCAGCACGCAAGGTGGTGACCGACAAGCTTGCGGAACTGAACGCCGAGGTTATGGGCGATCTCAACGAGGTCAAACAGGAAGTGCGGGCAACGCTCCGCCGGTTCTTTAAAAAGACCATAGAGCGGCGACCGGTGATCCTACCGCTTATTCTGGAAATGTAG
- a CDS encoding tetratricopeptide repeat protein: MSKARSIAEHVIVAALISIVLIWGNTLYRQWSQYGIGEDAMAKGDAIAAISAYEASIHMYTPLSPLVERAAERLWQLGQQLEQKGDAPKALVAYRALRSSFYAVSSLNTPGTDWIARCDTRIALLVNTQPTR, from the coding sequence ATGAGTAAAGCCAGAAGCATTGCCGAACATGTGATTGTCGCTGCCCTGATCTCCATCGTGCTGATCTGGGGGAACACCCTGTATCGCCAGTGGAGCCAGTATGGCATCGGTGAAGATGCCATGGCCAAAGGCGATGCCATTGCCGCCATCTCGGCCTATGAGGCCTCCATCCATATGTACACGCCACTTAGCCCTCTGGTCGAGCGTGCTGCGGAACGTCTCTGGCAACTCGGCCAGCAGCTTGAGCAGAAGGGGGATGCCCCCAAGGCATTGGTCGCCTATAGGGCGCTGAGAAGCTCTTTTTACGCGGTGAGCAGCCTGAATACCCCCGGGACTGATTGGATTGCCCGCTGTGACACTAGAATCGCCCTGCTGGTCAACACACAACCTACCCGCTAG
- a CDS encoding lysophospholipid acyltransferase family protein, with translation MLRAHLFLLIFIPLTFAFAAVALLCTLFDGTGSAYHRIACAWSSTSLWMAGVAVAVTGQEHIPENVPVIFMSNHQSNFDILALYQAIPRQFSWIAKEELFSYPVFGHSMRRAGYIPLDRSDGRKSLKSMIAAAARINQGSSVVIFPEGTRSEDGALIPFKKGAFLLAEKANVPIVPVSISGSGEINPAKRRWLKPGTIRIRFAEPISETAQSGRKRTELMDQVRAAIAANLEI, from the coding sequence ATGCTTCGTGCTCACCTATTCCTTTTGATCTTTATCCCGCTGACCTTTGCCTTTGCGGCAGTTGCGTTGCTCTGCACTCTTTTTGACGGCACCGGCAGCGCCTACCACCGGATTGCATGCGCGTGGAGCAGCACCAGCCTCTGGATGGCCGGAGTCGCCGTAGCCGTGACCGGCCAGGAACATATCCCGGAGAATGTTCCTGTCATATTCATGAGCAACCACCAGAGCAATTTCGACATTTTGGCTCTGTATCAGGCCATCCCCCGGCAATTCTCCTGGATCGCCAAAGAAGAGTTGTTTTCCTACCCGGTGTTCGGCCATTCCATGAGGCGGGCCGGGTATATCCCTCTTGACCGGAGCGACGGCCGCAAATCACTCAAGAGCATGATTGCGGCAGCTGCAAGGATCAACCAGGGGAGCAGTGTCGTGATCTTCCCGGAGGGGACACGCTCTGAAGACGGTGCCCTTATCCCGTTCAAAAAAGGCGCCTTTCTTCTGGCAGAAAAGGCCAATGTGCCCATTGTGCCTGTATCTATTAGCGGAAGCGGTGAGATAAACCCTGCCAAAAGGCGCTGGCTTAAGCCCGGCACCATCCGTATCAGATTTGCCGAGCCGATATCCGAGACAGCGCAGTCAGGCCGCAAGCGTACCGAGCTGATGGATCAGGTTCGGGCGGCAATCGCCGCAAACCTGGAGATATAA
- the pal gene encoding peptidoglycan-associated lipoprotein Pal — protein MKTGGSWLSALLLCSLVAASGCAKQELVKKEDSMAPAASTVAKQSASSELGKNAALTKQESAGVPVKPTTPAADQEVTAKATAKAALEKVYFGFDSAVLSDQAREVLVSNAKYLKNNPAAKIRIEGNCDERGSAEYNLALGEKRAKSAQSYLVSMGVSPERLSTISYGKEKPFDSGHDESAWAKNRRDEFAVLSK, from the coding sequence ATGAAAACGGGTGGATCGTGGTTATCAGCATTACTGTTGTGCAGCCTTGTGGCAGCTTCCGGCTGCGCCAAGCAGGAGTTGGTGAAAAAGGAAGATTCAATGGCACCAGCGGCAAGCACAGTAGCCAAGCAGTCTGCCAGTTCAGAGCTCGGCAAGAATGCCGCTCTCACTAAACAGGAAAGTGCAGGAGTTCCTGTGAAGCCGACCACGCCGGCTGCCGATCAGGAAGTGACGGCCAAGGCCACAGCAAAGGCAGCACTGGAAAAGGTCTACTTCGGCTTTGATTCGGCAGTTCTTTCCGACCAGGCTCGCGAAGTATTGGTAAGCAACGCGAAATATCTGAAGAATAATCCTGCTGCCAAGATCCGCATTGAAGGCAATTGCGACGAGCGCGGATCAGCCGAATATAACCTTGCCCTTGGTGAAAAGCGCGCCAAATCGGCGCAGAGCTACCTGGTATCAATGGGCGTTTCACCCGAGCGGCTGTCAACGATCAGTTATGGCAAGGAAAAGCCATTCGATTCCGGCCATGATGAGAGTGCTTGGGCCAAGAATCGGCGAGACGAGTTTGCGGTTCTCTCCAAATAA
- a CDS encoding single-stranded DNA-binding protein, which translates to MASLNKVMLIGNLGKDPEVRYTTSGQAVASFSIATSEKFKNRNGEMEERTEWHNVVLWGRQAEIAGEYLAKGRTVFIEGRLQTRKWQDKDGRDRYTTEIVGDRMQMLGGKGEGSSGGSGGSGGRPGGGRTGGDYNSAPSYDEPAFNPDDDIPF; encoded by the coding sequence ATGGCGAGTCTCAACAAGGTGATGTTGATCGGCAATCTGGGGAAAGACCCTGAAGTCCGCTACACCACGTCAGGACAGGCAGTAGCAAGCTTTTCCATTGCCACCAGCGAAAAATTCAAGAACAGGAACGGCGAGATGGAGGAGCGGACCGAGTGGCACAATGTGGTCCTCTGGGGCCGCCAGGCGGAGATCGCTGGCGAGTATCTGGCCAAAGGGCGCACGGTTTTCATTGAGGGGCGTCTCCAGACCAGGAAGTGGCAGGACAAAGACGGGCGCGACCGCTACACCACTGAGATCGTCGGCGACCGGATGCAGATGCTCGGCGGCAAAGGGGAAGGCAGCTCCGGAGGCTCAGGAGGATCAGGAGGCCGCCCGGGTGGCGGGCGTACCGGTGGTGACTACAATTCGGCCCCGTCCTACGATGAGCCGGCCTTCAACCCAGATGACGACATCCCGTTTTGA
- a CDS encoding enoyl-CoA hydratase-related protein — protein MSLENLLFEIVEGVATVTVNRPKAMNALTLETLAELGDVVGKIVNNPEIRVAILTGSGTKAFVAGADIAMMREMTPMQAREMSLRAHRIFAEIEQSAKPFIAAVNGYALGGGCELAMACDIRIATENAKFGQPEINLGILPGFGGTQRLPRLVGKGRALELILTGEMIDASEAFRIGLVNRVVAPGELLAETGQLARKIAVKGQPAVQLCKQAIVNGLEMDIARGCAYEVELFANSFSTADQQEGMAAFLEKRLAVFRDC, from the coding sequence ATGTCTTTGGAGAACCTGCTGTTTGAGATAGTGGAAGGAGTGGCGACCGTCACGGTGAACCGTCCCAAGGCCATGAATGCCTTGACCCTTGAAACCCTGGCAGAGCTTGGCGATGTAGTAGGAAAGATTGTCAACAATCCTGAGATTCGCGTAGCGATCCTCACCGGTAGCGGGACCAAGGCGTTCGTTGCTGGGGCGGATATTGCCATGATGCGGGAGATGACGCCGATGCAGGCCCGGGAAATGTCGCTTCGAGCACACCGGATTTTCGCTGAAATCGAACAGTCCGCCAAACCGTTTATCGCAGCGGTGAACGGTTATGCCTTGGGCGGCGGCTGCGAGCTGGCCATGGCCTGCGATATCCGGATCGCAACAGAGAACGCGAAGTTCGGTCAGCCTGAGATCAATCTCGGCATCCTTCCCGGCTTTGGCGGCACTCAGCGCTTACCACGGCTGGTCGGCAAGGGGCGGGCGCTGGAACTGATCCTTACCGGTGAGATGATTGATGCCAGCGAGGCGTTTCGCATTGGCCTCGTGAACCGGGTGGTGGCGCCGGGTGAACTGCTGGCAGAGACAGGTCAGCTAGCCCGGAAGATTGCAGTAAAGGGCCAACCGGCGGTGCAGCTCTGCAAACAGGCGATTGTCAACGGCCTTGAAATGGATATCGCCAGGGGGTGTGCCTACGAGGTGGAGCTGTTCGCCAACAGTTTCTCCACTGCTGACCAGCAGGAGGGGATGGCCGCTTTTCTGGAAAAGCGGCTGGCAGTATTCCGCGACTGCTGA
- a CDS encoding LptM family lipoprotein codes for MIRFAAVVLMLFCLTACGRKGALIAPEALVPAKIKDFTVVQKGEELQLSWSLPKRLESGGKLTDLAGFKLLAREMSLGAGCPDCPESWRLLKQFDLEYLKGATSLGDRLFYRDLEAKQGIGYHYRLIAFTKGAAESAPAEARFTKQPPLPAPVLKTTATTSSVTLECSAVALPAGYLPTGCAIYRAKQGESAPLTPYARLANFGKYEDTLLEPGVTYLYQATQTATVNGYSFEGVPATASAKLAEPD; via the coding sequence ATGATCAGGTTTGCCGCTGTTGTCTTGATGCTGTTCTGTCTGACCGCCTGTGGCAGGAAAGGGGCGCTCATAGCGCCGGAAGCGCTGGTGCCTGCCAAGATCAAAGATTTTACGGTGGTCCAGAAAGGTGAGGAGCTGCAGCTTTCCTGGTCTTTGCCCAAGCGGCTGGAGAGTGGCGGCAAGCTGACCGACCTTGCCGGGTTCAAGCTACTGGCGCGTGAGATGTCATTGGGCGCCGGCTGTCCGGATTGCCCGGAATCATGGCGACTGCTCAAGCAGTTTGATCTTGAATACCTTAAAGGTGCAACCAGTCTGGGAGACCGGCTGTTTTACCGCGACTTGGAGGCGAAACAGGGGATCGGCTACCACTATCGACTGATCGCTTTCACCAAGGGTGCTGCAGAAAGCGCTCCTGCTGAGGCCCGGTTCACCAAACAGCCGCCGTTACCTGCACCGGTCCTGAAAACAACGGCAACCACCAGCTCGGTAACCCTAGAATGCTCTGCGGTCGCCCTCCCCGCTGGATACCTGCCGACAGGGTGCGCCATCTACCGGGCAAAACAGGGAGAGTCGGCACCACTGACCCCGTATGCAAGACTTGCTAACTTCGGTAAATATGAGGACACCCTGCTGGAACCTGGGGTGACCTATCTATACCAGGCTACACAGACTGCCACAGTCAATGGCTACAGCTTTGAAGGAGTCCCGGCGACAGCTTCGGCCAAGCTGGCTGAACCGGATTAA
- the argH gene encoding argininosuccinate lyase gives MSKDKLWGGRFTQPTDKFVEEFTASIDFDKRLYHQDIRGSIAHARMLGKQGIIPMEDVLAIEKGLNEILQQIEAGTFDFSISLEDIHMNIEARLSEKIGEAGKRLHTGRSRNDQVALDIRLYLRDEIVAISAYLDMLIDALISQAEANLGVIMPGFTHLQTAQPILFSHHMLAYVEMCKRDKARMEDCLKRVNVLPLGAGALAGTTFPIDREHVAEILDFSEVTRNSLDSVSDRDFALEFIAAASILMMHLSRFSEELILWSTSEFKFVELSDSFCTGSSIMPQKKNPDVPELVRGKTGRVYGNLMALLTVMKGLPLAYNKDMQEDKEPLFDTIDTVKGSLKIFADMIREMRINVSTMRAAAAKGFSTATDVADYLVRKGLPFRDAHEVVGRAVQYCIENEMELKELSVAEWQLFSGKIDRDIFACITLEASVNARAATGGTAEERVRMEIERLKAGK, from the coding sequence ATGTCCAAAGACAAACTCTGGGGGGGGCGCTTCACCCAGCCAACCGACAAATTCGTGGAAGAGTTCACCGCGTCGATTGATTTCGACAAGCGGCTCTATCACCAGGATATCAGGGGTTCAATTGCCCATGCCCGGATGCTCGGCAAGCAGGGGATCATCCCGATGGAGGATGTACTCGCTATTGAAAAAGGGTTGAATGAAATCCTGCAGCAGATCGAGGCCGGCACTTTCGATTTCTCGATCTCGCTTGAAGATATCCACATGAACATCGAGGCGCGGCTCTCGGAAAAGATCGGCGAGGCCGGCAAAAGGCTGCATACCGGGCGTTCTCGCAACGATCAGGTTGCCCTGGACATCCGTCTCTATCTCCGCGACGAAATCGTGGCGATCAGCGCCTATCTAGATATGCTGATCGATGCCCTGATCAGCCAGGCAGAGGCAAACCTCGGGGTGATCATGCCCGGCTTCACCCACCTCCAGACCGCTCAGCCGATCCTTTTTTCTCACCACATGCTTGCCTATGTGGAGATGTGCAAGCGGGACAAGGCCAGGATGGAGGACTGTCTGAAGCGGGTCAATGTGCTGCCGCTCGGCGCCGGTGCCTTGGCAGGGACCACCTTTCCGATCGACCGGGAACATGTGGCCGAGATCCTCGATTTCTCCGAAGTGACCCGCAACTCGCTCGATTCGGTGTCGGACCGTGACTTTGCCCTGGAATTCATTGCCGCCGCCTCTATCCTGATGATGCATCTGTCGCGCTTCTCTGAAGAGCTGATTCTCTGGTCCACCAGTGAATTCAAGTTTGTGGAGCTCTCCGACTCTTTCTGCACCGGCTCCTCGATCATGCCCCAGAAGAAAAACCCCGATGTCCCCGAACTGGTGCGGGGCAAGACCGGCCGGGTTTACGGCAATCTTATGGCACTGCTCACGGTGATGAAAGGGTTGCCGCTGGCCTACAACAAGGATATGCAGGAGGACAAGGAGCCGCTGTTCGATACCATTGACACGGTCAAGGGTAGCCTCAAGATCTTTGCCGACATGATCCGCGAGATGCGGATCAATGTATCAACCATGCGAGCCGCAGCTGCCAAAGGGTTCTCCACTGCCACTGACGTGGCCGATTATCTGGTGCGCAAGGGGTTGCCGTTCCGCGATGCCCATGAAGTCGTGGGGCGTGCTGTCCAGTATTGCATCGAAAACGAGATGGAACTGAAAGAGCTTTCTGTGGCCGAATGGCAGCTGTTCTCCGGCAAGATCGACCGAGACATCTTTGCGTGCATCACCCTGGAGGCCAGCGTCAATGCCCGTGCTGCCACCGGGGGGACGGCTGAAGAGCGGGTCAGGATGGAGATCGAGCGGTTGAAGGCCGGGAAATGA
- a CDS encoding NUDIX domain-containing protein, translating to MTRTKPKFKKDHIVTSVVAVILNENKEVLLTRRNIQPFQGEWVMPGGKIDLGEPIAAALEREVMEEVGLKVEVEDLIDVFEHITPGEENYHFIILYYLCHPFYCDISHNSQEVDEARWVSQADLVNYKMPVGTKFILRKIFPDLERRTAGTETAAPQPT from the coding sequence ATGACGCGAACCAAGCCCAAATTCAAGAAAGACCATATCGTTACCTCGGTGGTAGCGGTTATTCTCAATGAGAATAAAGAGGTGCTACTGACCAGAAGAAACATTCAGCCGTTCCAGGGGGAATGGGTGATGCCTGGCGGCAAGATCGACCTCGGCGAGCCGATTGCCGCTGCGCTGGAGCGTGAGGTCATGGAAGAGGTCGGCCTGAAGGTGGAGGTGGAAGACCTTATTGACGTGTTCGAACATATCACTCCGGGCGAGGAAAATTACCACTTCATAATTCTCTATTACCTCTGCCACCCCTTCTACTGTGACATCAGCCATAATTCTCAGGAGGTTGACGAGGCGCGGTGGGTCAGTCAGGCGGATCTGGTCAATTATAAGATGCCGGTAGGAACGAAGTTCATTCTGCGCAAGATCTTCCCGGACCTGGAGCGCCGGACAGCGGGTACGGAGACCGCCGCACCTCAGCCAACATGA